The DNA sequence TTATAAACTTCAAATATCTTATTCATAGGCTTCAGGCTATATTGTGGCGATGGTGGGAGATGGCATCAATGACTCACCAGCACTTGTGGCGGCAGATGTAGGAATGACAATTGGTGTTGGCACTAACATTGCAATTGAGGCAGCAGACATTGTGCTAATGAAGAGTAGGTTTCCTCTTTATTTTCTGTAAGAAGACAAGTTTATAGAGGGAACTTGTCTCAGATAATTGGAGTAAATTGATCAATATATGGTTGAGATTTTTTGTTTCCAGTATTAATTTCTGATGGAAATGACATTTAGTTAGTCGTGGGTACAATATTGATTGGGTTGTGAATTATGTTACTGTTTGGATTCTGATTAATGGAAttgtatattaaaaaaaattattctgtAATAATTTAGCAccaagcttttttttttaatatcaccACTCTTACacactgaaatctgtgtgagtTAGGAATATATTTCACACTGACATCTGTGTGAGTTAGACATATATTTCACACTGATTAGGATATCAAAATATCATTTATAATTTTGGAAAACAAGTGGGACCCACAAAAAATTTCACACGGACTCCCAAAACCGTGTGAGTAGAGCATTAGCGCCCCCTCCGAAGGCAACCGAAAAACAATCCGTAGCTGCACTGTAGGTAAAGCCCTTTACacactgatatccgtgtgaaatggtAGTATTTCACACAGATTTAAATCTGTGTGAGTTGCccgttttgctagtagtgtgtCATCGTATCACTGCGACTAAGGCTAAGAGAAAATACGTCAGCAGAGCACCATCTTGGTACATCAACCTTTGTGCTTGCAACCTTCAAATCAGGCTCACTGTGATTTGTAACCTTCGATTCAGGTTTATGGACTCCGCCGGCACAACATACCTTAGGAATATACTCAAGGACCTGTAATCTATTGGTGTCAGCTGCGTGTCTCATATGCTTGTTAACGAAACAAGTACTGGAGATTAAAGCACGCCATGACTTGCATACGCGCCGGAATCGTAATAGAGATTTGACCGGAAGCCAGGACAGTATTTCACAGATGAAATCAGGAACGTGGAAGTCGAAACGAGGCCGTTCATGCAACGTACGCCGCCATCCGAGAGGACTATTTTCTTCTTTCCCTTCTGCTTCCGCTTTGGCTTCCGCTGGGCCTAGGGCATGTTACTTTTGATAaagtttgtttaattgttttttaCTGTTTTTGAATAAGTCATTGGTTGTCCTATTCTGTAGGAAGTCAGCTGATATAGGATAGGTGAATCCCAATTCTTTAGGAGTACTCTGATAGTGGAGTGTAGAGTCATGGAGTTGGTTGACTCCTGTTTCTTAGCTAAGTTTGTTTTTAGTTCTTCCTATAAAAGTTTTTTTAgaaatagataatttcattacttatccatggccagaaggcacgtacatcataGGTTGTCTCATACCAACAGAATTCGAATGGCACAAGACGCCAAACATATGACAGGTGACCCTCATTGTAAACAGATGCGCACACTTATTAAAGTGCCTAGCTAAATGCTCAAAACCCAAACTATCCAAGTTCTTGCTATAGCAACCCTactcgcctagagacctcaattggtgtacaattaGAGAAGCTAACTTACATAGCACCAGACTCTAAAACAAATGCTAGGCAACTAGAGAAATATACTAGAATAGGCAAAAGCCCCTAGGTCCACTAGAAAAGCAagacaagaaaagaaagacCAGCCTACATGACCACATGACTTAGCCCAAGGACAAAGCCCAAACACCAAACCCATCCACCATGACCAGCCCAAAACCCTGACGACGAGCCAAGCACCAGCACCACGAGCCAAAATGCCGTCGAAGCCGCCCCTGATATCCACCGAAGTCACCGTCTCCGTAGCACACCGGAAGACCGCTCCATCAGCACACCTCGACCAGCCGAACCAGACGCATCCCGTCGCCAAAACCAGTCCACACAGCCATCCCCTGCAGGTGAGCCTATCCTCATCCAAATCAAGATCACACCAGATTGCATCCCTCAAGCTTCCTGCCATCGCCAAAAGCTTCAGATCCCCTCACCAGCCCGGTAACCAAATCGAAACGATCTGATGACCAATCCGGATTCAGGGCTCGATCACTCCTCCAGAGACAGTCTAGAAGAAAAAACTAGTCCTGTCCGACCACACAGCACATACCTGCAAGCCAGAGGCTCGCTCGGCATGGTGGCGTAGTCGGACGAGCTACAAGGCTGAGGAAGAGGGTAGCTTGCGAAGGCGCTCTAGAGTTTGCGGCTAGGGTTCTCGTCCGATTCTACTTCGTTAAAAGCATGTATATGTTTGGTAAACTATAGTTCTTCCTATAAAAGTTGTAATCAGTACGTTGTATTTAAATAGTTGAATGAAGTCGAATGAAGTTGAATTCCAGCTAGCTTATTGTCCTCTTTCTCACTTGCAGCAGCAAGAACAATGGCAACAGACAACAATTTTGTGCAGCTTGCAATCCCTCGCTTTGATGGTCACTACGACCATTGGAGCATGCTAATGGAGAATTTCCTAAGATCCAAGGAGTATTGGAGTCTTGTGGAAACCGGTTTCGTCGAACCGGAAAGTGGAGCAACAATGACAGAAGCACAACAAAGGAAACTAGATGAGTTGAGCCTGAAGGATTTGAAGGTGAAGAACTATTTGTTCCAGGCAATCGATCGTACCATTCTTGAGACCATACTCAAGAAAGACACTTCCAAGGAGATTTGGGATTCAATGAAGAAGAAGTACAAGGGCTCAGTGAAAGTCAAGCGTTCTCAGCTTCAAGCTTTACGCAGGGATTTTGAGACTCTCCAAATGAAGCAGGGAGAGTCTGTGAATGAGTACTTCTCAAGAACAATGGCAATTGCAAACAAGATGAG is a window from the Rosa chinensis cultivar Old Blush chromosome 2, RchiOBHm-V2, whole genome shotgun sequence genome containing:
- the LOC112184946 gene encoding uncharacterized protein LOC112184946; the protein is MATDNNFVQLAIPRFDGHYDHWSMLMENFLRSKEYWSLVETGFVEPESGATMTEAQQRKLDELSLKDLKVKNYLFQAIDRTILETILKKDTSKEIWDSMKKKYKGSVKVKRSQLQALRRDFETLQMKQGESVNEYFSRTMAIANKMRLQGDSMTDVTIVEKILRSMTPKFDYIVCSIEESNDVDELSIDELQSSLLVHEQKLNRSSTTTEEQALNVSTFAESSSSRGRGQGRD